From the Helianthus annuus cultivar XRQ/B chromosome 17, HanXRQr2.0-SUNRISE, whole genome shotgun sequence genome, the window TGAATGCGCTTTGCTGATTGATACGATTTACTACACACACGCATGTGATCTATAAACTTAGGCGCCCTTTAAACTCTGACATGCAATTAATGTCAATGCAGCACTAACATGGTGAactactaaaaaaaaaaaaaaaacaaaggcaCCATTTTATGGCCATTAATGTTTTGCTATATGTAACAAAAAGAATTAACATAACCACATCTCAAAGGAACCTTAAATTAAAAAGACTAACAAATATAAGCAACATTGCCACCGGTGGACAGATCCCCAACACCACCGTTGCCACCGGAGCTGCACCGGACCGCACCAAGTGAATGCCTCTCTTCATAACTTTTTGCCCGGTGTACTCATCGACCTCCACATCAACGCCCACCATCACCGTCCTCTTCCATTGTGCAATAGACTTGAACTTAACTCTACCTACCAAATCCACCCTCATCACCACCCTACCACCACCAGGAAGCACCATTATTCCACCAGTTACCACCTTGTCACGAACATGTATTTCTTTGTGATGCGCCTGGTGAAACCCTGGTAAGGTATACACGCATAAAGGGACACTACTTGTTGTAGTTTTGTTTGGGAAGTATGAGAAAGTAATATTCATCGGGCGATAGTATATTCCCACTGGATTCTTGTTGTAAAGCTTTAGATCAAAGTAGATGGTGTGGTTCTTGATTGCGGCGGCACCGGTGGTAGTTTTGTTGAGTGTGGGAATGTATAGTTGATCTATAGTGACTAGGGGAACTTTCCGGTGTAGACTTTGTATGAAAACAATAAGTAACACCGAAAATCCGGTGATATATATCATGATCTTTAGGCTTTCAAGACATTGGTGAGCCATTTCTTCTTTCAAGAATGGAAGTTGGAAGTTGGAAGTTGA encodes:
- the LOC110925579 gene encoding uncharacterized protein LOC110925579; the protein is MYNFTFTWHFAFLVSKNCRPHILNFQGSRIEVHSTSNFQLPFLKEEMAHQCLESLKIMIYITGFSVLLIVFIQSLHRKVPLVTIDQLYIPTLNKTTTGAAAIKNHTIYFDLKLYNKNPVGIYYRPMNITFSYFPNKTTTSSVPLCVYTLPGFHQAHHKEIHVRDKVVTGGIMVLPGGGRVVMRVDLVGRVKFKSIAQWKRTVMVGVDVEVDEYTGQKVMKRGIHLVRSGAAPVATVVLGICPPVAMLLIFVSLFNLRFL